One region of Triticum aestivum cultivar Chinese Spring chromosome 6B, IWGSC CS RefSeq v2.1, whole genome shotgun sequence genomic DNA includes:
- the LOC123134962 gene encoding phosphate transporter PHO1-2-like → MRIMRNIIFSPFYKVLIADFFMADQLTSQFPLLRHVEFAACYFMAGSFRANPYEMCTNSKQYKHLAYVISFLPYYWRAMQCLRR, encoded by the exons ATGCGCATAATGCGCAACATCATATTCTCGCCGTTCTACAAG GTTCTGATAGCCGATTTCTTCATGGCTGATCAGTTAACTAGCCAG TTCCCATTGTTAAGACACGTGGAGTTTGCGGCGTGCTACTTCATGGCAGGAAGCTTTAGGGCTAACCCATATGAGATGTGTACTAACAGCAAGCAGTACAAACACCTGGCCTATGTGATCTCTTTTCTCCCCTACTACTGGAGAGCTATGCAG TGTTTAAGAAGGTAA